In the genome of Rhodoplanes sp. Z2-YC6860, one region contains:
- a CDS encoding MFS transporter codes for MSSSSLTRRSVIALSAVCLSSLMFGLEISSIPAILPTLELVLHADFKQLQWIMNAYTIAVTTVLMATGTLADRYGRKRSFMIAIAAFGLTSLICGVTEHVLALIAARFLQGMSGGAMLICQIAALSHEFQGGRQRAVAFGWWGTIFGIGLGFGPIIGGAIAAVLDWRWVFLVHVVLAVVAFALAASGVRESKDPKATSLDVAGILTLSLSVFCLAFYITQGPDLGFVSPTGLAILGVCIASLIAFVIAEKVSLRPMFDFSVFRAHDFSGAIIGSAAMNISFWPFMIYLPIWFQAGLGYDSVAAGLALLAYTLPTLVMPPMGERLSLRYRPGLVVPAGLFTIGLGFILMKLGSAAAPASWLTMLPGCLIAGIGLGLTNTPVTNTTTGSVSRDRAGMASGIDMSARMVSLAVNIAVMGFILASGVLASLKSASPLRLDDAELRHLAEKIAAGSIGSVPELSPSMVHDALAHGFGWVMLYGGIGVWGLAGISLLVFNAHIVRTAKVQGTD; via the coding sequence ATGTCTTCTTCTTCGTTGACGCGCCGAAGCGTGATCGCTCTGTCCGCCGTGTGCCTTTCGAGTCTGATGTTCGGACTGGAGATTTCCAGCATCCCTGCAATTTTGCCGACGCTGGAACTGGTGTTGCATGCGGACTTCAAGCAACTCCAGTGGATCATGAACGCCTACACGATCGCGGTGACGACCGTGTTGATGGCGACCGGAACGCTGGCCGATCGCTACGGGCGCAAGCGCAGCTTCATGATCGCCATCGCGGCCTTCGGTCTCACCTCGCTGATCTGCGGCGTAACCGAGCACGTCTTGGCGCTGATTGCCGCCCGATTTCTGCAGGGCATGAGCGGTGGCGCGATGCTGATCTGCCAGATTGCGGCGCTGTCGCATGAATTCCAGGGGGGACGGCAACGCGCGGTCGCCTTCGGCTGGTGGGGCACCATCTTTGGCATTGGTCTGGGCTTCGGCCCGATCATTGGCGGCGCGATCGCCGCGGTCCTGGATTGGAGGTGGGTGTTCCTGGTCCATGTGGTCCTGGCCGTCGTGGCGTTCGCGCTCGCTGCGAGCGGCGTTCGCGAGTCGAAGGACCCGAAGGCCACGAGCCTCGACGTCGCCGGTATCCTGACGCTGTCGCTGTCGGTTTTCTGTCTGGCCTTCTACATCACGCAAGGACCGGATCTGGGTTTCGTGAGTCCGACCGGCCTTGCGATCCTCGGCGTCTGCATCGCGAGCCTGATCGCCTTCGTCATCGCCGAGAAGGTCAGCCTGCGCCCGATGTTCGATTTCTCGGTGTTTCGCGCCCACGATTTTTCAGGTGCGATCATCGGCTCGGCCGCGATGAACATCAGCTTCTGGCCGTTCATGATCTATCTCCCGATCTGGTTCCAGGCCGGACTGGGCTACGACAGTGTCGCCGCCGGTCTCGCATTGCTCGCCTACACGCTGCCGACGCTCGTGATGCCGCCGATGGGGGAGCGGCTGTCGTTGCGCTACCGGCCCGGTCTCGTCGTTCCGGCCGGGCTGTTCACAATCGGCTTGGGCTTCATTCTGATGAAGCTCGGCAGCGCCGCCGCGCCAGCAAGCTGGCTGACGATGCTGCCTGGCTGTTTGATCGCCGGGATCGGCCTCGGTCTGACCAACACGCCGGTCACCAACACGACGACCGGCTCGGTTTCGCGCGACCGCGCCGGCATGGCATCCGGCATCGACATGAGCGCGCGGATGGTCTCCCTGGCGGTCAATATCGCGGTGATGGGTTTCATCCTGGCGAGCGGCGTGCTGGCCTCGCTGAAGAGCGCGTCGCCGCTGCGTCTGGATGATGCGGAGTTGCGGCACCTCGCCGAGAAGATTGCCGCGGGAAGCATCGGGTCTGTCCCGGAGCTGTCCCCATCCATGGTCCATGACGCGCTAGCGCACGGTTTTGGCTGGGTGATGCTCTATGGCGGGATCGGAGTTTGGGGGCTGGCCGGCATCAGCCTCCTCGTCTTCAACGCCCACATCGTTCGGACGGCGAAGGTTCAAGGAACGGATTGA
- a CDS encoding LysR family transcriptional regulator: MATLDVDSVEAFVAIADLQSFTRAAKALGTTQGAISVKLKRLEDRLGQKLIERTPRTVRLSAQGAVFIDSARDFLTAHERAVAGLSACRRRFALGIANFVAGPEVPTLLARLNAHDPALTIEVRLDNSRDVLAAFDRGELDAAIIDRNDARRDGEVLGPEHFGWFATPNFVHRTGEPLRLAGSSPSCGLRSIATRALDAAGIAWTEVFLGCGTFVVADAVAAGLATAVFACRLAPPGTIEISQRFGLPAIPSSEIVLLSTLSDTKSREALRTLATAFREHR, from the coding sequence ATGGCCACTCTGGACGTCGATTCCGTCGAAGCCTTCGTGGCGATCGCCGATCTCCAGAGCTTCACGCGCGCCGCGAAGGCGCTCGGCACCACGCAAGGCGCGATCAGCGTGAAGCTGAAGCGGCTGGAGGACCGGCTCGGTCAGAAGCTGATCGAGCGGACGCCGCGGACTGTGCGGCTGTCCGCCCAGGGCGCAGTGTTCATCGACTCTGCGCGCGACTTCCTCACCGCCCATGAGCGCGCCGTCGCGGGATTGTCCGCGTGCCGCCGCCGCTTCGCACTCGGCATCGCCAACTTCGTGGCTGGGCCGGAGGTGCCGACGCTGCTCGCCCGGCTGAATGCCCATGATCCGGCGCTCACCATCGAGGTACGGCTCGACAATTCGCGCGACGTGTTGGCGGCGTTCGACCGGGGCGAGCTTGATGCGGCCATCATCGACCGCAATGACGCCCGCCGCGACGGCGAGGTGCTGGGACCGGAGCACTTCGGCTGGTTCGCCACCCCGAACTTCGTGCATCGGACCGGCGAGCCGCTGCGGCTCGCCGGATCGTCGCCGTCCTGCGGCCTGCGAAGCATCGCGACGCGTGCACTCGACGCCGCGGGAATTGCCTGGACCGAGGTCTTTCTGGGTTGCGGCACTTTTGTCGTTGCCGACGCGGTCGCAGCCGGTCTCGCCACTGCGGTGTTCGCGTGCCGGCTTGCGCCGCCCGGCACCATCGAGATCAGCCAGCGGTTCGGGCTTCCTGCCATCCCATCTTCGGAGATCGTGTTGTTGTCGACGCTGTCGGACACCAAATCCCGTGAGGCGCTGAGGACGCTGGCGACCGCCTTTCGCGAACACCGATAA
- a CDS encoding SRPBCC family protein: MDIPRLTTVSRIIMVPPDAVYRAYLDRDAVVEWLPPGSMTGELHAFEPREGGRFSMSLVYPESETEMRGKTTERSDRFEGRFVKLVPNKQIVWAVVFDSNDPSFAGEMTVATTLAPAGQGTEVTIRCAGIPPGVRLEDNEAGSRLTLDQLAKFLGG; encoded by the coding sequence ATGGACATTCCAAGACTTACGACGGTGTCGAGAATCATCATGGTACCGCCGGATGCGGTGTATCGGGCTTATCTCGATCGCGATGCGGTCGTTGAGTGGCTGCCGCCCGGCTCGATGACCGGCGAATTGCATGCGTTCGAGCCGCGGGAAGGCGGACGCTTCAGCATGTCGCTCGTCTATCCGGAGAGCGAGACTGAGATGCGCGGCAAGACCACCGAGCGCAGCGACAGGTTCGAAGGACGTTTCGTGAAGCTCGTGCCCAACAAGCAAATCGTCTGGGCGGTGGTTTTTGATTCCAACGACCCGTCGTTTGCCGGTGAGATGACCGTTGCGACGACGCTTGCGCCGGCGGGCCAAGGCACCGAGGTCACGATCCGCTGCGCGGGCATTCCACCGGGCGTGCGGCTTGAGGACAACGAAGCCGGCAGCCGCCTGACGCTGGATCAGCTCGCAAAGTTTCTTGGCGGCTGA
- a CDS encoding L-lactate permease: MWNQIYDPLNSKVLSTCAAALPVVTLLVLIASNKVKAHIAAIVALIVANCVAIFIFTMPSSLSLRATVLGAVTGFFPIGWIVLNVIFLYRLTVEKGAFETLQNTIGGVTGDRRLQLLLIAFSFGAFFEGASGFGTPVAVTGAILIGLGFSPLAASGLSLIANTAPVAFGALGTPIAGLASVTGLDPFALGAMVGRQLPFFSLIVPFWLIWAFAGFAGMIEIWPAILVCGVSFAVPQFLISNFINPWIVDIGASLISMACLILFLKFWQPKRIWTSAALRTKDESADTMPARTLTLKSVSSGEMWMALLPWIIVCIVLLAWGTDAIKKLLNTYATWNYPVPELHNMINKVAPVVSVPTKEGAVFSFTWLSYTGSGMLIAAIISGLLLGFSPVGLVREYGKTIKVCAYSLITISAMLAIGTLTRLSGIDATLGLAFAGTGVLYPFFGTLLGWLGVALTGSDTSSNILFGNLQKITSEQLGLSPILMSAANSSGGVMGKMIDAQSIVVASTATNWFGHEGSILRFVFFHSISLACLVGVLVMLQAYVFTGMIVH; encoded by the coding sequence ATGTGGAATCAGATCTACGATCCACTGAACAGCAAGGTGCTCTCCACCTGCGCGGCCGCATTGCCGGTCGTCACGCTGTTGGTGCTGATCGCTTCGAACAAGGTCAAAGCCCACATCGCCGCGATCGTCGCGCTGATCGTCGCGAACTGCGTGGCAATTTTTATCTTCACGATGCCGTCCAGCCTGTCGCTGCGCGCGACCGTGCTCGGCGCGGTGACGGGATTTTTTCCGATCGGCTGGATCGTGCTCAACGTCATCTTTCTTTACCGGCTCACGGTCGAGAAAGGCGCCTTCGAAACCTTGCAGAACACCATCGGCGGCGTCACCGGCGATCGCCGGCTGCAACTGCTGCTGATCGCGTTCTCGTTCGGCGCGTTCTTCGAGGGCGCGTCAGGCTTCGGCACGCCGGTCGCCGTCACCGGGGCCATCCTCATCGGGCTTGGCTTCTCGCCGCTTGCCGCCTCTGGCCTGTCGTTGATCGCCAACACCGCGCCGGTCGCGTTCGGCGCGCTCGGCACACCGATCGCGGGCCTCGCCAGCGTCACCGGCCTCGATCCGTTTGCGCTCGGCGCCATGGTCGGCCGGCAACTGCCGTTCTTCTCATTGATCGTGCCGTTCTGGCTGATCTGGGCCTTCGCCGGCTTCGCCGGCATGATCGAGATCTGGCCTGCCATTCTGGTCTGCGGCGTGTCGTTCGCTGTGCCGCAATTCCTGATCTCGAACTTCATCAATCCGTGGATCGTCGACATCGGCGCTTCGCTGATCTCGATGGCCTGCCTGATCCTGTTCCTGAAGTTCTGGCAGCCGAAGCGCATCTGGACCTCGGCGGCGCTGCGCACCAAGGATGAGTCGGCGGACACAATGCCAGCACGAACGCTGACGCTGAAGAGCGTTTCATCCGGCGAGATGTGGATGGCCCTCCTGCCCTGGATCATCGTTTGCATCGTGCTGCTCGCCTGGGGCACCGACGCGATCAAGAAACTGCTCAACACGTACGCCACCTGGAACTATCCGGTGCCGGAGCTGCACAACATGATCAACAAGGTCGCACCGGTGGTGTCCGTGCCGACCAAGGAAGGCGCGGTGTTCTCCTTCACCTGGCTGTCCTACACCGGCTCGGGGATGCTGATTGCCGCGATCATTTCCGGCCTGCTGCTGGGCTTCTCCCCGGTCGGGCTGGTTCGCGAATACGGCAAGACCATCAAGGTCTGCGCCTACTCGCTGATCACGATCTCGGCGATGCTGGCAATCGGCACGCTGACGCGGCTCTCCGGCATCGACGCGACCCTCGGCCTCGCCTTCGCCGGAACAGGCGTGCTCTACCCGTTCTTCGGCACGCTGCTCGGCTGGCTCGGTGTCGCGCTGACCGGCTCGGACACCAGCTCCAACATCCTGTTCGGCAACCTGCAGAAGATCACGTCTGAACAGCTCGGCCTGTCGCCGATCCTGATGAGCGCGGCGAACTCCTCGGGCGGCGTCATGGGCAAGATGATCGACGCGCAGTCGATCGTGGTCGCGTCAACGGCGACGAATTGGTTCGGACACGAGGGCTCGATCCTGCGCTTCGTGTTCTTCCACTCGATCTCGCTGGCCTGCCTGGTCGGCGTGCTGGTGATGCTGCAAGCCTATGTGTTCACCGGCATGATCGTGCACTGA
- a CDS encoding class I SAM-dependent methyltransferase, protein MMKALLLRMFGRPQGALGRLGGHIMARTNAELGVWTSGVLELAPTDRVLEIGFGPGVIVAHMSKLVPAGRVSGIDASPVMVEQARVRNSAAIRSGRVELKQGVAASLPFDDGAFDKVLAINSMQVWPDAMAGLREIRRVMKPGARIALGFTPYSGRSKAGLSETLAAAAFTDARTVDHAAKGFCVLATKPQDG, encoded by the coding sequence ATGATGAAAGCCCTCCTGTTGCGCATGTTCGGGAGACCCCAGGGCGCCTTGGGGAGGCTCGGCGGCCACATCATGGCGCGCACGAACGCGGAGCTCGGCGTCTGGACGAGTGGCGTTCTCGAGCTCGCACCGACTGACAGAGTTCTGGAGATCGGCTTTGGCCCTGGCGTGATCGTCGCTCATATGTCGAAGCTCGTCCCGGCCGGGCGCGTCTCGGGAATTGACGCGTCACCCGTGATGGTGGAGCAAGCGCGCGTTCGCAACAGCGCCGCCATCCGGAGCGGCCGCGTTGAACTGAAGCAAGGCGTTGCAGCGAGTCTGCCTTTCGATGACGGCGCGTTTGACAAGGTTCTGGCGATCAATTCGATGCAGGTCTGGCCGGATGCGATGGCCGGCTTGCGGGAAATCCGTCGCGTCATGAAGCCGGGCGCAAGAATCGCGCTCGGCTTCACGCCATATTCCGGACGATCGAAGGCTGGGTTGAGCGAGACGCTGGCCGCTGCGGCTTTCACCGACGCAAGGACGGTAGACCATGCCGCGAAAGGGTTCTGCGTGCTCGCGACAAAGCCGCAGGATGGATGA
- a CDS encoding RsmB/NOP family class I SAM-dependent RNA methyltransferase, with protein MTPAARLAAAIEVLADIGARRRPAPDALKDWGLSHRFAGSGDRAAIAGLVYDTLRRRASAAFMMDDDSPRGVALGMLVRERHLDPEAIARLFDGSRYAPPALTDTERSKLASTDLGSAPPHVLGDYPEWLDPHLAKVFGDERAEEGAALASRAPLDLRVNTLKGERDEAQAELADLKPEPTRWSPQGLRIVLAADAKSPAVHAEPAYLKGLVEVQDEGSQLAALLAAAKPGEQVLDLCAGGGGKTLALAAAMENKGQLYATDDDKRRLAPIHERLTRAGARGVQVRTPKSIGSEIDDLKGRLDLVLIDAPCTGIGAWRRNPDAKWRVRPGALEVRVKEQAGVLDRAATLVKPGGRIAYITCSVLDEENGAQVRGFVERHSGFTIAPPAEVMTGALGERAYLFRRAVLTSAEGLLMTPRRTDTDGFFVSILRRAA; from the coding sequence ATGACACCAGCTGCACGCCTCGCCGCCGCAATTGAAGTGCTCGCCGACATCGGCGCGCGACGGCGCCCTGCGCCCGATGCGCTGAAGGACTGGGGCCTGTCGCACCGCTTTGCCGGCTCCGGCGACCGGGCCGCGATCGCAGGTCTTGTCTACGACACGCTGCGGCGCCGGGCTTCGGCGGCCTTCATGATGGATGACGACAGCCCGCGCGGGGTGGCGCTGGGCATGCTGGTCCGTGAACGTCATCTCGATCCCGAAGCTATCGCGCGGCTCTTTGACGGCTCGCGCTATGCGCCACCGGCGCTTACCGATACCGAGCGGTCGAAGCTTGCGTCGACCGACCTCGGCAGCGCACCGCCGCACGTGCTGGGCGATTATCCCGAGTGGCTCGATCCGCATCTTGCCAAGGTGTTCGGCGACGAGCGGGCCGAGGAGGGCGCGGCGCTCGCCTCGCGCGCGCCGCTCGACCTTCGCGTCAACACGCTGAAGGGCGAACGCGACGAGGCCCAGGCCGAACTCGCTGACCTCAAGCCCGAGCCGACGCGCTGGTCGCCGCAGGGGCTGCGCATCGTGCTCGCGGCCGACGCCAAAAGTCCGGCGGTGCATGCCGAGCCGGCTTACCTGAAAGGCCTCGTCGAGGTTCAGGACGAAGGCTCGCAGCTTGCGGCGCTGCTCGCGGCGGCCAAACCGGGCGAGCAGGTGCTCGATCTTTGCGCCGGCGGCGGCGGCAAGACGCTCGCGCTTGCAGCCGCGATGGAGAACAAGGGCCAGCTCTACGCGACCGATGACGACAAGCGCCGCCTCGCGCCGATCCATGAGCGGCTTACGCGGGCCGGCGCCCGCGGCGTCCAGGTGCGCACGCCAAAATCCATCGGCAGCGAGATCGACGATCTGAAAGGCCGGCTCGATCTCGTGCTGATCGACGCGCCGTGCACCGGCATCGGCGCCTGGCGGCGCAACCCGGACGCCAAATGGCGGGTGCGGCCGGGCGCTCTGGAGGTTCGCGTCAAGGAGCAGGCGGGCGTGCTCGATCGCGCCGCGACACTGGTGAAGCCCGGCGGCCGCATCGCCTACATCACCTGCTCGGTGCTCGACGAGGAGAACGGTGCTCAGGTGCGCGGCTTCGTCGAGCGGCATTCCGGTTTCACGATCGCGCCGCCGGCCGAGGTGATGACGGGCGCGCTCGGCGAACGCGCCTATCTGTTCCGCCGCGCGGTGCTCACCTCCGCCGAAGGCCTGCTGATGACGCCGCGGCGCACCGACACCGACGGTTTCTTCGTCAGCATCTTGCGGCGCGCGGCCTAA
- a CDS encoding MAPEG family protein has product MSTAMILAPLFVQVLLTFAVMTGMVVCRTSALKGGTTRYSDIAMREPNWPRQAALFGNSFSNQFEMPVLFYVLTILAMFTKHADFLFVVLAWIFVLFRALQAYVHVTSNNVPFRGGFYGIAALVLLIMWLIFIVKILLGLP; this is encoded by the coding sequence ATGTCGACTGCCATGATCCTCGCGCCGTTGTTCGTCCAGGTGCTGCTGACCTTCGCGGTGATGACCGGCATGGTCGTGTGCCGCACCAGCGCGTTGAAAGGCGGCACCACGCGCTACAGCGACATCGCCATGCGCGAGCCCAACTGGCCGCGCCAGGCCGCGCTGTTCGGCAACTCGTTCAGCAATCAGTTCGAGATGCCGGTGCTGTTCTACGTGCTGACCATCCTGGCGATGTTCACCAAGCACGCGGACTTTCTGTTCGTGGTGCTGGCATGGATATTCGTTCTGTTTCGCGCGCTCCAGGCCTACGTCCACGTCACCAGCAACAACGTGCCGTTCCGTGGCGGCTTTTACGGCATTGCCGCCCTTGTGCTGCTGATCATGTGGCTGATCTTCATCGTCAAAATCCTGCTCGGACTCCCATGA
- a CDS encoding NADP-dependent oxidoreductase, which produces MTTGVRIILASRPVGEPKESDLRVEPMPVPVPAPGEMLLRTLWLSLDPYMRGRMSDAPSYAAPVQIGQVMEGRTVSEVIASNLDGYAPGDIVLSPSGWQTHAISQGKLTRKIDPSIAPISTALGVLGMPGMTAYTGLSEIGQPKAGETVVVSAASGAVGSLVGQIAKIKGARAVGIAGGPAKCRYVVDELGFDACVDHRASDLAEKLKAACPGGVDVYFENVGGAVFEAVFPLLNSFARVPVCGQIATYNATEWPAGELRVSKLTRDILTKRLTFRGFIVSDFAARQADFLRDVSTWLREGRIRYREDIVDGLEKAPRALIGLLRGENFGKLLVRVAAPGA; this is translated from the coding sequence ATGACCACGGGCGTGCGCATCATTCTCGCGTCACGGCCGGTGGGCGAGCCGAAAGAGAGTGACCTCCGCGTCGAGCCGATGCCGGTGCCCGTGCCAGCGCCCGGCGAGATGTTGCTGCGGACGCTGTGGCTGTCGCTCGATCCCTACATGCGCGGACGGATGAGCGACGCGCCGTCCTACGCGGCGCCGGTCCAGATCGGCCAGGTCATGGAAGGCCGCACCGTCAGCGAGGTGATCGCTTCCAATCTCGACGGCTATGCGCCGGGTGACATCGTGCTGAGCCCCAGCGGCTGGCAGACCCACGCCATCAGCCAGGGCAAGCTGACCCGCAAGATCGATCCGTCGATTGCGCCGATCTCGACAGCGCTGGGCGTGCTCGGCATGCCGGGGATGACTGCCTACACGGGCCTCTCCGAAATCGGACAGCCCAAAGCGGGCGAGACCGTGGTGGTGTCGGCGGCGTCCGGCGCGGTTGGCTCGCTGGTCGGCCAGATCGCCAAGATCAAAGGCGCACGGGCCGTCGGCATTGCCGGCGGGCCGGCCAAATGCCGCTACGTCGTCGACGAGCTTGGCTTTGACGCCTGTGTCGATCATCGCGCGAGCGATCTCGCTGAAAAGCTCAAGGCCGCTTGCCCGGGCGGCGTCGATGTCTATTTCGAGAATGTCGGCGGGGCGGTGTTCGAGGCGGTGTTTCCGCTGCTGAACAGCTTTGCCCGCGTGCCGGTCTGCGGCCAGATCGCGACCTACAACGCCACCGAATGGCCGGCGGGAGAGCTCCGCGTTTCAAAGCTGACGCGCGATATCCTGACCAAGCGGCTGACGTTCCGCGGCTTCATTGTGTCGGACTTCGCCGCGCGTCAGGCCGATTTCCTGCGCGATGTGTCGACATGGCTCCGCGAAGGCCGCATCAGGTATCGCGAAGACATCGTCGATGGTCTCGAGAAGGCGCCGCGGGCGTTGATCGGGCTCCTGCGCGGCGAGAATTTCGGCAAGCTGCTGGTGCGGGTCGCGGCGCCTGGCGCTTGA
- the guaB gene encoding IMP dehydrogenase, with the protein MATITRAELTEAYTFDDVLLKPGLSDVLPSEVDIRSRLTRSVLLNLPIMASAMDTVTEAKMAIAMAQAGGIGVLHRNLEPEQQAAQVRQVKKFESGMVVNPLTIHPDATLADALALMKDNNISGIPVVEGGNGASRSPGKLVGILTNRDVRFATDVRQKVSELMTKDRLVTVREHVNQDEAKKLLHQYRIEKLLVVDADYRCVGLITVKDIEKAVANPNACKDEQGRLRVAAASTVGDKGYDRTEMLIDAGVDLVVVDTAHGHSQHVLNAVSRIKRASNAVQVVAGNVATAEGAKALIDSGADAIKVGIGPGSICTTRMVAGVGVPQLTAIMDAVEAAKKHDTPVIADGGIKYSGDLAKALAAGADVAMVGSLLAGTDETPGEAYLYQGRSYKAYRGMGSVGAMARGSADRYFQQDIKDSLKLVPEGIEGQVAYKGPVANVLHQLAGGLRAAMGYVGAKDLNDFHEKAQFIRISSAGLRESHVHDVTITRESPNYPSRA; encoded by the coding sequence ATGGCCACGATCACCCGCGCGGAGCTGACCGAAGCGTACACGTTCGACGACGTGCTGCTGAAGCCCGGCCTGTCCGATGTGTTGCCGTCGGAGGTCGATATCCGCAGCCGTCTCACCCGCTCGGTGCTGCTCAACCTGCCGATCATGGCGTCTGCCATGGACACCGTCACCGAGGCCAAGATGGCGATCGCCATGGCTCAGGCCGGCGGCATCGGCGTGCTGCATCGGAATCTCGAGCCGGAGCAGCAGGCCGCCCAGGTGCGGCAGGTCAAGAAATTCGAATCCGGCATGGTGGTGAACCCGCTCACCATCCACCCCGACGCGACGCTGGCCGACGCGCTGGCGCTGATGAAGGACAACAACATCTCCGGCATTCCGGTGGTCGAGGGCGGCAATGGCGCGAGCCGCAGCCCCGGCAAGCTCGTCGGCATCCTCACCAACCGCGACGTGCGTTTTGCCACCGACGTGCGCCAGAAGGTGTCGGAGCTGATGACGAAGGACCGCCTCGTCACGGTGCGCGAGCACGTCAACCAGGACGAGGCGAAGAAGCTCCTCCACCAGTACCGCATCGAGAAGCTTCTGGTGGTCGACGCCGACTATCGCTGCGTCGGTCTGATCACCGTGAAGGACATCGAGAAGGCGGTCGCCAATCCGAACGCCTGCAAGGACGAGCAGGGCCGGCTCCGCGTTGCGGCTGCGAGCACGGTCGGCGACAAAGGCTATGACCGCACCGAGATGCTCATCGATGCCGGCGTCGATCTCGTCGTGGTCGACACCGCGCATGGCCATTCGCAGCACGTGCTCAACGCCGTCAGCCGCATCAAGCGCGCCTCGAACGCCGTGCAGGTGGTGGCCGGCAATGTCGCGACGGCCGAAGGCGCTAAGGCGCTGATCGATTCAGGCGCGGATGCGATCAAGGTCGGCATCGGTCCGGGCTCGATCTGCACCACGCGAATGGTCGCGGGCGTCGGCGTGCCGCAACTCACCGCGATCATGGATGCGGTGGAGGCCGCGAAGAAGCACGACACTCCGGTGATCGCCGACGGCGGCATCAAGTATTCGGGCGATCTCGCCAAGGCCTTGGCCGCCGGCGCCGACGTCGCGATGGTCGGCTCGCTCTTGGCAGGCACCGACGAGACGCCGGGCGAGGCCTATCTCTATCAGGGCCGCTCGTACAAAGCCTATCGCGGCATGGGCTCGGTCGGCGCCATGGCGCGCGGCTCGGCCGACCGCTACTTCCAGCAGGACATCAAGGACTCGCTGAAGCTCGTGCCGGAAGGCATCGAAGGGCAGGTGGCCTACAAGGGCCCGGTCGCAAACGTCCTGCACCAACTCGCCGGCGGCCTGCGCGCCGCCATGGGCTATGTCGGCGCCAAGGACCTCAACGACTTCCACGAGAAGGCGCAGTTCATCCGCATCTCGTCGGCAGGCCTGCGCGAAAGCCACGTCCACGACGTCACCATCACCCGCGAAAGCCCGAACTACCCGAGCCGGGCGTAG
- a CDS encoding MFS transporter, which yields MTQKRLVPFIVAVSLFMDNMDSTVIATSLPAIARDIGTSPLALKLAVTSYLLSLAVFIPMSGWTADRFGARTVFRAAIAVFVLGSIGCALSSALWHFVLARIVQGIGGAMMTPVGRLVLVRTIDRKELVNAMAWVSIPAMIGPLLGPPLGGFITTYASWHWIFLINVPMGLVGIILVTRYIENIRAEVPERFDAVGMVLSGVAVAGLTFGLSIAGLDIVPWPWVAGLIAAGLISLSLYLAYARRAPAPIIDFGLLKLPSFRASLVGGFMFRIGVGAMPFLLPLLLQVGFKLSPFQSGLITFTSTMGAIIVKGAAPRMLKAFGFRTLLITNAILGGLSIAACAGFSAQTSFMVMVGVLMIGGFFRSLQFTAVNALAYAEVPAARMSRATALAAVGQQVSLATGVAVGALTVELAVRYHDQAAIMASDFPPGFILVGLIATSSALIFWRMPADAGAEMADRLPAASRASDPKGG from the coding sequence ATGACACAAAAACGGCTTGTCCCCTTCATCGTGGCGGTGTCGCTGTTCATGGACAACATGGACTCGACCGTGATCGCGACCTCGCTGCCGGCGATCGCCCGCGATATCGGGACGAGCCCGCTGGCGCTGAAGCTTGCCGTCACCTCGTACCTTCTCTCGCTCGCCGTCTTCATCCCGATGAGCGGCTGGACCGCCGACCGGTTCGGCGCCCGCACCGTGTTCCGCGCCGCGATCGCGGTGTTCGTCCTGGGCTCGATCGGCTGCGCGCTGTCGAGCGCGCTGTGGCACTTCGTGCTGGCGCGCATCGTCCAGGGCATCGGTGGTGCGATGATGACGCCGGTCGGACGCCTCGTGCTGGTGCGCACCATCGACCGCAAGGAGCTGGTCAACGCCATGGCCTGGGTGTCGATCCCGGCCATGATCGGTCCCCTGCTCGGCCCGCCGCTTGGCGGCTTCATCACGACCTATGCCAGCTGGCACTGGATCTTCCTGATCAACGTGCCGATGGGGCTTGTCGGCATCATCCTGGTGACGCGCTACATCGAGAACATCCGCGCCGAGGTGCCGGAGCGGTTCGACGCGGTCGGCATGGTGCTGTCGGGCGTTGCTGTGGCGGGGCTGACGTTCGGGCTGTCGATCGCGGGTCTCGATATCGTGCCCTGGCCCTGGGTGGCGGGGCTGATCGCGGCCGGCTTGATTTCGCTGTCGTTGTATCTGGCCTATGCGCGCCGGGCGCCGGCGCCGATCATCGATTTCGGTCTGCTGAAGCTACCGAGCTTCCGGGCGAGCCTCGTCGGCGGCTTCATGTTCCGCATCGGCGTTGGCGCCATGCCGTTTCTGTTGCCGCTGCTTCTGCAGGTCGGCTTCAAGCTGTCACCGTTCCAGTCGGGCCTGATCACCTTCACCTCGACAATGGGCGCGATCATCGTCAAAGGCGCGGCGCCCCGTATGCTGAAGGCCTTCGGCTTCCGCACGCTGCTCATCACCAACGCCATCCTCGGCGGGCTGTCGATCGCTGCCTGTGCCGGCTTCTCGGCCCAGACCTCGTTCATGGTGATGGTCGGCGTCCTGATGATCGGCGGCTTCTTCCGCTCGCTTCAGTTCACCGCCGTCAATGCTCTCGCCTATGCCGAGGTGCCGGCCGCGCGGATGAGTCGCGCCACCGCGCTCGCAGCCGTCGGCCAGCAGGTGTCGCTTGCGACCGGTGTCGCAGTCGGCGCGCTGACCGTGGAGCTCGCGGTGCGTTACCACGACCAGGCCGCGATTATGGCCTCCGACTTCCCGCCGGGTTTCATCCTGGTGGGGCTCATCGCCACGAGCTCGGCGCTGATCTTCTGGCGGATGCCGGCTGACGCCGGCGCCGAAATGGCCGACCGCCTGCCCGCCGCCAGCCGGGCGTCCGACCCGAAGGGCGGATAA